The following coding sequences are from one Rathayibacter sp. VKM Ac-2760 window:
- a CDS encoding MarR family winged helix-turn-helix transcriptional regulator produces MRALSTDFPSKEISLNEYDVLFNLTLQPGRRARLRDLNKHVLLTQPSVSRLIDRLVARGCVTKSEDPTDARGTVIEITEGGYALFRRVAMTHMQTISDHVGSALDDDELDQLAALCDKLRDRVASA; encoded by the coding sequence ATGCGGGCGCTGAGCACCGACTTCCCGTCCAAGGAGATCTCGCTCAATGAGTACGACGTCCTCTTCAACCTGACGCTCCAGCCCGGCCGCCGCGCCCGGCTCCGCGACCTGAACAAGCACGTGCTGCTCACCCAGCCGAGCGTCAGTCGCCTGATCGACCGGCTCGTCGCGCGCGGCTGCGTGACCAAGAGCGAGGACCCGACCGACGCGCGCGGCACGGTGATCGAGATCACCGAGGGGGGCTACGCACTCTTCCGGCGGGTCGCCATGACCCACATGCAGACGATCTCGGACCACGTCGGCTCGGCGCTCGACGACGACGAGCTCGACCAGCTCGCCGCCCTCTGCGACAAGCTCCGCGACCGCGTCGCCTCCGCCTGA
- a CDS encoding winged helix-turn-helix domain-containing protein: MSLLHARTVPAAPTRTEAPRLQAAPEAAPAAPRLRAVPQGTEARGFALYVGIDEAKARAAGIDLGRLVEELKRVTAQFAPDAETYASVALAPQGAGGRDVDVVRLALQDPAAVARRRADTEPDLDRAPGGVVIDISRKRVILDDETTALTYKEFELLQYLVLREGRTIERAELISSLWGAADDDAPNERTIDVHVRRLRAKLGRYEDIVRTVRGVGYRFDRHADVAIRYASTPSPDLF; encoded by the coding sequence ATGTCCCTCCTCCACGCCCGCACCGTCCCCGCCGCTCCCACCCGCACCGAGGCTCCCCGCCTCCAGGCCGCTCCCGAGGCCGCGCCCGCCGCGCCCCGCCTCCGCGCCGTGCCCCAGGGCACCGAGGCCCGCGGCTTCGCCCTCTACGTCGGCATCGACGAGGCCAAGGCCCGCGCCGCCGGCATCGACCTCGGCCGCCTCGTCGAGGAGCTCAAGCGCGTCACCGCGCAGTTCGCCCCCGACGCCGAGACCTACGCCTCCGTCGCCCTCGCGCCCCAGGGCGCCGGCGGCCGCGACGTCGACGTCGTCCGCCTCGCCCTCCAGGACCCGGCGGCCGTCGCCCGCCGCCGCGCCGACACCGAGCCCGACCTCGACCGCGCCCCCGGCGGCGTCGTCATCGACATCTCGCGCAAGCGCGTCATCCTCGACGACGAGACCACCGCCCTCACCTACAAGGAGTTCGAGCTGCTGCAGTACCTCGTCCTCCGTGAGGGCCGCACCATCGAGCGCGCCGAGCTGATCTCCTCCCTCTGGGGCGCCGCCGACGACGACGCACCCAACGAGCGCACCATCGACGTCCACGTCCGCCGCCTCCGCGCCAAGCTCGGCCGCTACGAGGACATCGTCCGCACCGTCCGCGGCGTCGGCTACCGCTTCGACCGCCACGCGGACGTCGCGATCCGCTACGCCTCCACGCCGTCGCCCGACCTGTTCTGA
- a CDS encoding deoxyribodipyrimidine photo-lyase: MSSSSPTLVWLRDDLRLADNPALRAAIDRGGPVAVCYVLDEESDGIRPLGGAARWWLHGSLQSLASDLEEVGAALLLRRGPAEAVVLQLAEQLGAGAVHWNRRYGKAERTVDAAIKTALRDRDVEAESHHGSLLFEPWTVQTGGGGPYSVYTPFARACRNRETPRAPMPRPREIDGGVPSVASDDLDDWQLLPTSPDWAGGLRERWIPGEKAAAKRLRAFLAEQLDDYADDRDLPAHDATSNLSPHLRWGEISPFQVWHALEEAHAKGQHRGEGSDRFLSEVLWREFCYHLLFHWPDLATANFDSRFDSFPWGHPGEEKIDAWHQGRTGFPLVDAGMRELWKTGYMHNRVRMVTASFLIKNLLVDWRVGEDWFWDTLVDADPASNAANWQWVAGSGADASPFFRVFNPVTQSKKFDPEGGYLREYVPELAELDRTVIHEPWTLGDTLTPEADGYPAPILDLKETRVHALEAFAVIKSAKRDISRRDSDD, translated from the coding sequence ATGAGCAGCTCCTCCCCCACCCTCGTCTGGCTCCGCGACGACCTGCGTCTCGCCGACAATCCGGCCCTGCGCGCGGCGATCGACCGCGGCGGCCCGGTCGCCGTCTGCTACGTCCTCGACGAGGAGTCCGACGGCATCCGTCCGCTCGGCGGGGCGGCCCGCTGGTGGCTGCACGGCAGCCTGCAGAGCCTCGCGAGCGACCTCGAGGAGGTCGGCGCCGCACTCCTCCTGCGCCGCGGGCCGGCCGAGGCCGTCGTGCTGCAGCTCGCCGAGCAGCTGGGCGCGGGCGCGGTGCACTGGAACCGGCGCTACGGCAAGGCCGAGCGCACGGTCGACGCGGCGATCAAGACCGCCCTCCGCGACCGGGACGTCGAGGCCGAGAGCCACCACGGCTCGCTGCTCTTCGAGCCCTGGACGGTGCAGACCGGCGGCGGCGGCCCGTACTCCGTCTACACGCCGTTCGCGCGCGCCTGCCGCAACCGCGAGACTCCGCGGGCTCCGATGCCGCGACCGCGCGAGATCGACGGCGGCGTGCCGAGCGTCGCCTCCGACGACCTGGACGACTGGCAGCTGCTGCCGACGAGCCCCGACTGGGCCGGTGGCCTCCGTGAGCGCTGGATCCCGGGCGAGAAGGCGGCGGCGAAGCGGCTGCGCGCGTTCCTCGCCGAGCAGCTCGACGACTACGCCGACGACCGCGACCTGCCGGCCCACGACGCGACCTCGAACCTCTCGCCGCACCTGCGCTGGGGCGAGATCAGCCCGTTCCAGGTCTGGCACGCGCTCGAGGAGGCGCACGCGAAGGGGCAGCACCGCGGCGAGGGCAGCGACCGCTTCCTCTCCGAGGTGCTCTGGCGCGAGTTCTGCTACCACCTGCTCTTCCACTGGCCGGACCTGGCGACCGCGAACTTCGACTCCCGCTTCGACTCCTTCCCCTGGGGCCACCCGGGTGAGGAGAAGATCGACGCCTGGCACCAGGGCCGCACCGGCTTCCCGCTCGTCGACGCGGGCATGCGCGAGCTCTGGAAGACCGGCTACATGCACAACCGGGTGCGGATGGTGACCGCGTCCTTCCTGATCAAGAACCTGCTCGTCGACTGGCGGGTGGGCGAGGACTGGTTCTGGGACACGCTCGTGGACGCCGATCCGGCGAGCAACGCCGCGAACTGGCAATGGGTCGCCGGCTCGGGCGCCGACGCCTCGCCGTTCTTCCGCGTCTTCAACCCGGTGACGCAGTCGAAGAAGTTCGACCCCGAGGGCGGCTACCTGCGCGAGTACGTGCCGGAGCTCGCCGAGCTCGACCGCACCGTGATCCACGAGCCGTGGACGCTCGGCGACACGCTGACGCCGGAGGCGGACGGCTACCCCGCGCCCATCCTCGACCTCAAGGAGACCCGGGTGCACGCCCTGGAGGCGTTCGCGGTGATCAAGAGCGCGAAGCGCGACATCTCGCGCCGCGACTCCGACGACTGA